The Methylocaldum marinum genome includes the window CGCCCCAGCGAGGCGGTGCAAGCATATGCGCAACTGCGGGATCGTTGGGAGGCCGGGCATGTTGCGGCGTTTACGGCGTGGCTGTCTGGATTCACGCTGCTGCTGTACGGCGTACTTCGAGAAATTCCCTGGCTCTCCTCCCGGGCCTAGCGAATAAGGTTACTAATGGTCAAGAAAGCAAAGCCAGAAAAGCGCCCTCTCCCTCTGGGAGAGGGTTGGGGTGAGGGCGATTCGAATAGGACTTTACGTTCTTTACGCACAGTAACTGCCCGGGAATCGCGCCGCCATCCGAACCGGCTGTCGGACCAGCCCGGCGTCGAACTGTGAAAATCGCTTTTGGGATTTCAGGGGCGCCGTGCCTATGCGTGCGAGGAAAGTTCACCGACGGGAGATCATCGGTAGGCTTGGGGAAGGGGATTCCAAGGGGTTCTTTGAATGTCTGGGCGATGGTGGCCGCGACACCAAGGCACATCGCGCGGATACCGGCCGCCCGGCATGGATCGGGCTAGCGGAGTTTTGTGGCGGCATTACTGCATTGCCTGTTTACGCTCCTCGAAAAGCGCGTCCGCACGGGTGATCTTTATTAAGAGTATCGACAATTCATACAGCAGCACGATAGGCGTGCCGAGCGCGATTTGGGAGATCAGATCCGGCGGCGTAATGAATGCGGCGACAAGAAAAATTCCGATGATTGCATGGCGTCGGTGCTCGATCAGCGAACTCGAGGAAATCATGCCGACTTTGGCCATGACCATCAGGAGGACGGGCAATTCGAAACACAGGCCGAAGGCTATGATCAGCTGGATCGAAATGCTCAGATACTCGCTTATGCGTGCTTCGAGTTCAACGGCCAGCGCGGATTCTCCGCTCAACGATTCAAAGCTGAGAAAAAACGACCAGGCCAGCGGCATGACGACGTAATAAGCCACGGCCGCTCCGGCCAGGAATTGAATCGGCGTCATCAGAATCAACGGAAACAGCGACTTCCGTTCATGGGAGTACAACCCCGGAGCCAAGAATCGCCAAACTTGAATCAAAACCAACGGAATCGAAAAAAAGGACGCCGAAAAAAACGATAACTTCAGATAAGTAAAAAAAGCTTCATGCAAGCCCGTATATATCATCCGGCGGTTTTCGACCACTCCGAATGCCCTTTCCAGCGGTTCCAGCAGAAACGAATAGATCTGGTTCGAGAACTCGTAACTGACCGCAAATGCGATTGCAAAGAACAACAGGCAGTAAAGCAGCCTCCTGCGTAGCTCTATTAGGTGCGTAAGCAAGGGCGCTTTCGAAAGATCAAGGTTTTCACTCATGCTTCAGGAGTATCCTGCGGCTAATCTCAACAGCCCGACCGCGACAAGCGTGAACGCTATTCGGATTTTTCCTCGGCTGCCTTTCGTTCGGCTGCCAACCGTTTCAGCTCTTGTACTCGGCGGTCGTGCTCCTCGCGCCTCTTGCTGTATTCTTCGGCGGTCATCGAGCCCGGCACATACGCTTCGGGAAAATATTCCGGCAGATTGCGGATTTCGTCCGGTACGTAGCCGACCCAGGAATCCTTAGTATCGGCACCGCTGGCCCGATCGATTTCCTTTTCCAAGGTTCCGAGACCGATTTGAATATCGCGGTATGCCGATTTCATGCCTCTGACTATTCTGCCGGCCGAGTGCATCAGCCTTGGCAGGTCCTTAGGCCCGACTACTATCAAAGCCAGCACGCCGCAAAATGCCAGCTCCATCCAACCTAGATCAAACATTTGCAAAACCCGGTTAGACGTTTTCTTTTTCCGGCCTGCCCGATTCCGCCTTGGGTCCGGATTGACCCGAGGCCTGCGTTCTTTCAAGTTCGTCGTCCCTCAGGCCGGATTTGAAATTCTTTATGCCTGCCGCCAGATCCGACATCAGCGCGGGTATCTTGCCGCGGCCGAACATCAGCAAGAACAGAACCGCGACCAGCATCAGTTGCCAAATGCTTAAACCCATCCTGCTTCTCTCCGGTGCTTTGTGAAATCGGGTGTCAATGATAGACAGCCGACTGTTTCAACTTTATGACTTTTCGTGCCGCAGCAACCGGGCACCCGGTTGTGCCCGGTTGCCTGATTCGTTGCGTTCAAGCTGCTGTATAGCGCCTCGACCAGCCTGCCAAAGCAGTGAGGCCGGTCAGGAACAACCACACCGCGGCAGGCAACGGAACAGCCGAAACGTTGACGGTCATCTCGTATTGATAAGGACCGGAAAAACCGAAATCGGAACCGCCCACGGCAATCGTGTAGGTACCGGCGGTTGCTAAGAATACGTCTTCCAGAGTACTGCCGGCGAAACCGAAATTCGGCGTACCGTCAATGAACGTACCCAATTCGGAGGTGATCGGGTCCCGAAAGCTGGCGGCATTATCGAAGGCAAAGCCGACAGAGTCGGAAACCGAGCCTTGATACACGCTGATGCCGAAATCGATTTGGGAGCCGACGTTCACTGAGAGATAGCCGGGCTGGTCGATGGTCAGCGTCCAGAAATCCACGCCGTTGGATGCGGGGTTGTTCAGTACCCAGCCGTCCGCGGTCGATACGTCATCCGAGAATGCGCCACCGCCGGTCACATCGCCGGTAATACTGGCGTTGGCAATGGAAGCAGTCGTTAACAACGCAACGATGCTTGTTACGCGAAAAAGATGGTTCATCGT containing:
- the tatC gene encoding twin-arginine translocase subunit TatC; this encodes MSENLDLSKAPLLTHLIELRRRLLYCLLFFAIAFAVSYEFSNQIYSFLLEPLERAFGVVENRRMIYTGLHEAFFTYLKLSFFSASFFSIPLVLIQVWRFLAPGLYSHERKSLFPLILMTPIQFLAGAAVAYYVVMPLAWSFFLSFESLSGESALAVELEARISEYLSISIQLIIAFGLCFELPVLLMVMAKVGMISSSSLIEHRRHAIIGIFLVAAFITPPDLISQIALGTPIVLLYELSILLIKITRADALFEERKQAMQ
- a CDS encoding Sec-independent protein translocase subunit TatA/TatB; the encoded protein is MFDLGWMELAFCGVLALIVVGPKDLPRLMHSAGRIVRGMKSAYRDIQIGLGTLEKEIDRASGADTKDSWVGYVPDEIRNLPEYFPEAYVPGSMTAEEYSKRREEHDRRVQELKRLAAERKAAEEKSE
- the tatA gene encoding twin-arginine translocase TatA/TatE family subunit, with amino-acid sequence MGLSIWQLMLVAVLFLLMFGRGKIPALMSDLAAGIKNFKSGLRDDELERTQASGQSGPKAESGRPEKENV
- a CDS encoding VPLPA-CTERM sorting domain-containing protein, whose translation is MNHLFRVTSIVALLTTASIANASITGDVTGGGAFSDDVSTADGWVLNNPASNGVDFWTLTIDQPGYLSVNVGSQIDFGISVYQGSVSDSVGFAFDNAASFRDPITSELGTFIDGTPNFGFAGSTLEDVFLATAGTYTIAVGGSDFGFSGPYQYEMTVNVSAVPLPAAVWLFLTGLTALAGWSRRYTAA